One window of the Catenulispora sp. GP43 genome contains the following:
- the cas2e gene encoding type I-E CRISPR-associated endoribonuclease Cas2e — protein MTNLTVISTTAVPPHVRGALSRWMLEPAPGLYVGTLSAKVRTELWAVVAASVGDGAAVLVCPADNEQRFALQTAGERRRTPVDIDGMLMIALNPLEADNEMETAV, from the coding sequence ATGACGAACCTGACGGTCATATCCACAACAGCCGTCCCACCCCACGTCCGCGGAGCTCTATCCCGCTGGATGCTCGAACCGGCGCCGGGACTGTATGTCGGGACCCTGTCAGCGAAGGTACGCACCGAACTATGGGCCGTGGTCGCCGCATCCGTCGGCGACGGCGCTGCTGTGCTGGTATGTCCTGCGGACAACGAACAGCGGTTCGCGCTGCAGACAGCGGGGGAGCGGAGACGGACACCGGTCGATATCGACGGGATGTTGATGATTGCGCTCAACCCTCTGGAGGCAGATAACGAAATGGAAACGGCCGTGTAG